A single Entelurus aequoreus isolate RoL-2023_Sb linkage group LG11, RoL_Eaeq_v1.1, whole genome shotgun sequence DNA region contains:
- the si:dkeyp-84f3.5 gene encoding zinc finger protein 836 — translation MPSALGPHNFIMERQKSSSFSSAPLGGEACTFICTECGDGFPHYTQVIAHMTIHGPLESFSFDGSSNGFEVPREYVLQENGTLAVVNGFSVSQSSPKPASPEALPHFPSAPPKPPSPNPQVQIQKPQLSNADVNIPRPSPLNVEKPQKGHYRCEICSKSFNTLQSLHRHQQYNNTEEGYKCTLCCKAFVSRLQLKAHFQDHARQPFHCCSHCGKRFVKAYALVAHEKENHLITNAENNGEKPLKKTYPCRMCKLHFFWISDFQTHTLNHCKGRELNTNNSDRPLENCYSNGTLFDIENGNEDVGDNTSQIDISYKCGFCGDHFQKLTALKKHRLTHQTQEEIDLLDQDSLIPKRKIKPRSRRRRASQNGKLFSCKLCPRVFNHSSSLSRHMRYHKGTMHLCTLCGRRFPQRCDLTHHVARFHKDNERTAQDGKQQAGKQGRANYKCLECGKTFGLMYVYQRHLTYHKKGRNKCHLCSAHFMTASALVVHLQNHPNGESKCDVDLLSQVSDTNVNSALVTKSNAENIEEEDMVDHNPNDKRHVDNMEEDDLVDCSPNDMSHVDNKKEDMVGHTPNDKSHVDNMDEDDFADCSQNDKSHLDNIENDDLVDHTPNEKGPVDNIEKDDLVDHTPNEKGPVDNIEEDDLVNHSPNDKSHVDNIEDNDMVDRTPNNKETSEVLYECTECTETFSCSETFLQHQTSHVSKNNSSI, via the coding sequence ATGCCTTCAGCACTTGGACCACATAATTTCATCATGGAAAGGCAGAAATCAAGTAGTTTCTCTTCAGCACCACTTGGTGGAGAAGCATGTACCTTCATCTGCACAGAGTGTGGCGATGGGTTCCCTCATTACACTCAAGTTATCGCTCACATGACCATCCATGGACCTTTAGAATCCTTTTCCTTTGATGGCTCATCCAACGGGTTTGAAGTCCCTCGGGAATATGTGCTACAAGAAAATGGCACTTTGGCAGTTGTAAATGGCTTTTCAGTGTCACAATCTTCTCCAAAACCAGCATCTCCTGAAGCTTTGCCTCACTTCCCATCTGCTCCTCCTAAACCACCGTCTCCAAATCCCCAAGTTCAAATCCAAAAACCACAGTTGTCCAATGCAGATGTCAATATACCAAGGCCATCACCGTTGAATGTTGAAAAGCCTCAGAAAGGCCATTATCGCTGCGAAATATGTAGTAAATCATTCAACACCCTGCAGAGTTTACATCGTCACCAGCAGTATAATAACACAGAGGAAGGTTACAAGTGTACTTTGTGCTGCAAAGCCTTTGTGAGTAGACTACAACTGAAAGCACACTTCCAAGACCATGCAAGGCAACCGTTTCACTGCTGCAGTCATTGTGGAAAGCGATTTGTTAAAGCGTATGCTTTGGTTGCTCATGAAAAAGAAAATCACCTCATTACCAATGCTGAGAATAATGGAGAAAAGCCTTTGAAAAAAACGTATCCATGTCGGATGTGCAAGTTACATTTCTTTTGGATATCAGATTTTCAAACCCATACACTGAATCACTGCAAAGGTAGAGAGCttaacacaaacaacagtgaCAGACCTCTGGAAAACTGCTACAGTAATGGCACACTTTTTGACATTGAGAATGGTAATGAAGATGTTGGTGATAATACGAGTCAAATCGATATATCATACAAATGTGGTTTTTGTGGGGACCATTTCCAAAAACTAACAGCCCTTAAGAAGCATCGTCTGACGCATcagacacaggaggaaatagatcTGCTGGATCAAGACTCCTTAATCCCTAAACGAAAAATAAAGCCTAGATCTAGACGTAGAAGGGCAAGTCAAAATGGAAAGCTATTCTCCTGCAAACTCTGTCCAAGAGTTTTCAATCATTCGAGTAGTTTGTCAAGGCACATGAGGTACCATAAAGGAACAATGCATCTATGTACACTTTGTGGTAGACGTTTCCCTCAGCGCTGTGATCTCACACACCATGTAGCTCGGTTTCACAAAGACAATGAACGAACAGCACAGGATGGGAAACAACAAGCAGGGAAACAAGGCCGGGCCAATTACAAGTGTCTAGAATGTGGGAAGACATTTGGGCTGATGTATGTTTACCAGCGACACTTGACATATCACAAAAAAGGTCGTAATAAGTGTCACTTATGTTCAGCTCATTTCATGACGGCTTCAGCACTTGTAGTTCACCTCCAGAATCACCCAAACGGTGAATCAAAATGTGATGTGGACCTGTTATCTCAGGTCAGTGACACAAATGTCAATTCTGCCCTGGTCACGAAGAGTAATGCAGAAAACATAGAAGAGGAGGACATGGTTGACCATAACCCAAATGACAAAAGACATGTGGACAATATGGAGGAGGATGACTTGGTTGACTGTAGTCCAAATGACATGAGTCATGTAGACAATAAAAAGGAGGACATGGTTGGCCATACACCAAATGACAAAAGTCATGTGGACAATATGGATGAGGATGACTTTGCCGACTGTAGCCAAAACGACAAGAGTCATTTGGACAATATAGAGAATGATGACTTGGTCGACCATACCCCAAATGAAAAGGGTCCTGTGGACAATATAGAGAAGGATGACTTGGTCGACCATACCCCAAATGAAAAGGGTCCTGTGGACAATATAGAGGAGGATGACTTGGTCAACCACAGCCCAAACGACAAGAGTCATGTGGACAATATAGAAGATAATGACATGGTTGACCGTACCCCAAACAACAAAGAAACATCAGAGGTTCTTTATGAATGTACTGAGTGCACAGAGACATTCTCATGCTCTGAAACCTTTCTTCAACACCAGACTTCTCATGTATCCAAAAATAATAGTTCAATTTGA